The genomic window ATCCATGTTGAAGGCGTGACACTGAATCCCTATCCCGTCCACAAGCCCTCGCGCCGTGAGAAGATCGATGATCTGGATGTACCGCTGCGCTGCACTCGGATCGGAGATGATCCCGTACTCGTTGATGAGCAGGGTGCTGTCCGGAAAGTACTCCCTCGCAAGCTGGAACGAGGTGATCACCCAGTCCCAACCGGTGCTCCCATCACCACCAAGGGCATCACGGTACGGCGGCGGCGAGTGCAGCGGCTCGTTCACCACGTCGATCATGTCGATGTCGGCGTACCGGTCCGCCACGGCCGCAAACCACTCCTCCACCTCCGCACGCTGCTCGCTCGTCGAAAGCCCGCTGATCCACGAGGGCTGCTGCTGACCCCACACGAGCACGTGAAACTTGAACGGCATCCCGTGCTGCTTCGCATAGTTGTAGATGTAGTCGAGTGTACCGAAGTTCATCTGATCCCGGCTCGACTCCACCGACCCCCACTTCCCCGCATTCTCAGGGGTCACCTGGTTCCAGTACTGCGAAAACTTCAGCGGCTCCTCGGCACCGTAGAAGATGTTGCCGAGGAATTTGCTCCCCGTATCGGGCGCACGGGAGAGCACATCGGAGGAAATCCCTTCGATCGGGCTTCCGAGCTCACAGGAGACCATCACCCCAAGGAGGAGGAGAAGGCCTGCCATGAGCACCTGTACCACTCGTTTCATAGAACACCTCCACATGGAAATAGTGCAACGCCCTTTTGTAAGGGTATTCACTATCCTAATCCCAGTTCAGCCAACGGTCAATAAACTTGACGGGTTATCCCAACAAAAGCCGCCCTCAAGGGGCGGCCTGAAGACAAGGAAGAGGAACTCAGTCGCCGTACACGTACTGCATGAGCCAGGAGAGGGCGGGCCGCTCCGTGCCGTCGGAGTGCAGCAGGTACGCCTCGCTCTGCCAGATGTGTCCCTCCACATACCCCCAGAGCGTCACACCCCTCACCGAGGGATGCTCCCACAACACCGGAAACTTCTCCTGGTACCGCTGAAGCTGCGTCTGATCGTCACCCCTCATGTCCAACTCGGACACATAGATGGGAAGACCCGTCTGCGCAAGCATGTCGAGCACCTGCTCCATCGTGGACACGCTCACGCTATCCATGTTGAAGGCGTGACACTGAATCCCTATCCCGTCCACAAGCCCTCGCGCCGTGAGAAGATCGATGATCTGGATGTACCGCTGCGCTGCACTCGGATCGGAGATGATCCCGTACTCGTTGATGAGCAGGGTGCTGTCCGGAAAGTACTCCCTCGCAAGCTGGAACGAGGTGATCACCCAGTCCCAACCGGTGCTCCCATCACCACCAAGGGCATCACGGTACGGCGGCGGCGAGTGCAGCGGCTCGTTTACCACGTCGATCATGTCGATGTCGGCGTACCGGTCCGCCACGGCCGCAAACCACTCCTCCACCTCCGCACGCTGCTCGCTCGTCGAAAGCCCGCTGATCCACGAGGGCTGCTGCTGACCCCACACGAGCACGTGAAACTTGAACGGCATCCCGTGCTGCTTCGCATAGTTGTAGATGTAGTCGAGTGTACCGAAGTTCATCTGATCCCGGCTCGACTCCACCGACCCCCACTTCCCCGCATTCTCAGGGGTCACCTGGTTCCAGTACTGCGAAAACTTCAGCGGCTCCTCGGCACCGTAGAAGATGTTGCCGAGGAATCGTCCCTCCAGAGGTTTCATCCCACCTCTAAGGGATGGCTCGAACCAACAGGAGACAAGCAGAGGGACGAGAAGGGAGATCGCACACATTCGTACCAGATTACGCATAGGCTCCTTCCTGTGAGTATGGATACGAGTTGCTGTCGCATACTCCCTTCATGGTAGCATATGCGAAAGGATTTTTCAAAAGAATTTAAAAAATACCTTGTATTGTCTCGTCTTTGGAGAAAAAAAAACACCCGGGGCGGCCCGGGTGTGCTCCTGACATCACTCCTGAAACGGTATCACACCTCTTCCAGCATGTGTTCCTTGAGGATCTCTTCCGGGATCTCAGGCGGCTCTACGAGTTCCTGCGGGTGTTCGACGAAGTGCTTGAGCATCCTGATGGTCTTCGCCCAGTAGATGCCCTCTGATATCCTGTCGTCGATGGTGAACTTTGCCTCCATCACGGTGTGTACCTTCACCTGGCCCTCTTCGTCGATGTAGGGCACCTTCTTGATCCTCCCCATGACGAAGAAGACCGAGGCGTTGCCCCACTCGTAGAGGTGGTGGAAGGGGGCATCGAGGCCGAGACTCGAGAGATTGGCGAGAAAGACGCTCGTATAGAGGGGATCGGTCTCGATCATCGACTTGGGCGCGATGCCGTAGTAGTCGAGGATCTTGAATCCCTTGATCACCAGGTTGAGGAGAAAGCGGGGGAGCTTCGTGACGAACTCCATCTCCTTGTCGGTGGCGGTGCCCGCCGCATCCCGGGCCGCCTTCACCCCCCGGTGCACCTTGTCCACGATGGTCTGAAGGGTCTCATTCGGGCTGAACGTGATCTTCGCCGTACTCTCGAGCCCCTCCTCGGTGAGCTCCTTCTTCACCACGAACGAGATCTGGATCCTGTTGCGCTGGTAGATCTTCTGTCCGGAGATGAACCTGTTCGCCTGGGGCCTGAGGGCGATGGTCCGGACCGCGGCGCAGAGGACCACATGGAAGATGCTGATGGACTTCTGTCCCGGCTTTCTGTTCCGGTTGTACTCCCTGATGAACTCGAGCGTCTCGTCGAGCACGAACTCGTCGCTGTAGTAGACCGCCGACTCGTTACGCCCCTTCATCACAAAGGGGTTTATCTTCCTGAATCCCGGAAGTCCCTTGATGAGGGTCCCATCGCATCGCTTCCGCACACCCATACAGCCTCCTCAAAGAGAGATATTCACACCTCCAGCCGTTCTCGACCAGCGGTCAAGAGTATAGCACATATGCTTCCAAAACACAAACATCTCAACTTGTGAATGTCTCGGTTTTCCGATATAGTGTGGAAAGGAGGTCGTACGGATGGAACTTTCCACGCGCTATCTTGGCCTTTCTCTCAAAAATCCTCTCATTGTGGGGGCATCTCCCCTCACCGCCGACGTCTCCCACCTCGTCTCCTGCGAAACGCACGGCGCCGCCGCCGTGGTGCTCCGCTCCCTCTTCCAGGAGGAGATCGCAGAGGGGGTGGAACACCTGAAGAGCCTCTCCGAAGGGTTCCACACCGAAGCCGCGGACTATCTCACCCACTTCGGCACCCAGCAGGCCCTGGAGGCCTACCTCTCCCTCGTGCGCGAGGCGAAGGATCGGCTCTCCATCCCCGTGATCGCGAGCCTCAACTGCAGCAGCCGCGAGTGGTGGGCCGAGGCTGCAAGCCGCATCGAAGAGGCAGGGGCGGACGCCCTCGAGCTGAACGTGGCCCCCTTTCCCTCGAACGATGCCGAGTCCTCGCAGGAGGTGGAGGAACGGATCTACGACATAGTGAGGACCGCACGGTCGGCGGTCTCCGTCCCCATCGCCGTGAAGGTAGGCCCCTATTTCACGAGTCTGGGACACCTCCTCGCCCGGATCGAGGCCCTCGGCGCCGGGGGGGTGGTGCTCTTCAACCGATTCTACCAGGTGGACATCGCCCCCTCGACGAGGAGGCTCGTCTCGGGGCACAGGCTGAGCGATCCCCACGAATTCTCACACACCCTCCGCTGGACAGCCCTGGAGGCGCCGAGGCGAAATCTGGACATCGTCGCATCGTGCGGGATCCACTCCGGCCTCGATATCGCCAAGGCGGTGCTCGCAGGCGCGAGTGCGGTACAGGTGGTCTCCGCCGTCCTCAGACATGGATTCGGCCACATCGAGAAGATGGTTCATGAACTCGAGGCCTGGCTCTCCGAGCAGGGCTTCTCCTCGCTCCGGGAGGCGAAGGGCGCACTCATACGCACCCCTGGCGAGGACGAGGAGCGCTTGAGCAGGCTCCAGTACCTCATCGCCCTCCGCGGTTTCGGAAGATAGACAAAGAGGGGCCTTGCGGCCCCTCTGTTCCCACCTTGCGCCCACTAGCGCTGATAGATCCGTCCCGCCGCCCGTGGTCCCGAATACCTTCCCGCGAAGGCGAGAAGGGCGACTATGGTGAGGACGTAGGGAAAGGCGTGGAAGAATTCGAGGGGGATGCTCTGGAGGAAGGAGATGTCGTTCACATAGAACGAGAGAGCCTGCGAGAAACCGAAGAACGTGGCGGCCCCCAGCACCCCCCAGGGGTTCCACTTCCCGAATATGAGGGACGCGAGGGCGATGAAGCCTGTGCCGTGTATGGAAGTGAGGGTGTACTGGATGTCCTGCGAGAGGACCATCACCCCACCTGCGAGTCCTGCGAGCACACCTGAGAGCATCACCCCCAGGTATCGCATCCTGTACACGTCTATCCCCATGCTCGCGGCGGCCTCGGGGTGTTCTCCGCAGGCCCTCAGCCTGAGACCGAAGACGGTCCTGTAGACCACGATCCACGTGATCACCACAAGGAACAGGGCGAGATAGAACGTGGGATAGATTTCGGAGAAGAAGAGAGGGCCCACGAGGGGAATGTCCTCGAGAAAGGGTACCGTCACCTTCCTGAGGCCCACGGAGAAGGCCCGGGTCCGCTGCTGACCGAAGAGGATCTGACAGAGATAGACCGTGAGGCCTCCCGCGAGGATGTTGAGCGCCGTACCCGAGATGATCTGATCGGCCCTGAGGTGGACCGAGGCCACCGCATGGAACAGGGAGAACACGAGGCCCGCGACTGCCGCTGCGAGAAAGGCGATCCACGGCGCCGCGGGGGTGAGAGGCTCGAGCACTACCACCAGGGCCGCTGCAGTGAAACCGCCCACCATCATGATCCCTTCCAGGGCGATGTTCACCACACCGGAACGCTCGCTGAAGAGCCCGCCGAGGCCCGCGAGGATGATGGGGGTGGCGAACATGAGCCCTATGGGGAAGATCTCAAACACCTTCATTTCTGCCTCCCTGCCTGATTCTGGACACCCGATCGATGACGAGCTGGATCCCATAGCGCATGGCCACGAAGAGGACGATACTCGCCTGTATGATCCCCGCGATCTCCCGGGGAACACCCTGGGACTGCATGAGGGGCTGTGCCGCCTTGAGCATCCCGAAGAGAGCCCCCGAGGCGGCGATGCCCCACGCAGTGTTCCCTCCCACCAGCGCCACGGCTATCCCATCCATCCCGTACCCCTCGAAGGCGGGAAGCACCCGCCCGAATCCGAAGGTCCCCAGGGCCATCGCCCCACCGGCGAGCCCCGCGAACGCACCGCTCATCGCCATGGTGAGCATCGTATACCCGGCGATGGGGAAGCCGGCGAAGCGTGCGGCATCCTTGTTGTGTCCCGTGGCCCGCAGTCCGAACCCCAAAGTGGTCTTCTCGATCACCACCCAGTAGACGAGAATGCAGACGACCATGATGAGGAGCCCCCAATGGAGCCTCGATCCCCTGGTGATCGAGGAGAGGAACTCGCTCTTGAGGAGGGCAGAGGCCGGAAACGGCGAGGTCTTCACCCGGTCCACGGTACCCACCACGTGGAGGAGCGCCCAGTTGGACAGGTGCAAGGCGGTATAGTTGAGCATGATCGTGACGACCACCTCATGGAGATTGTACCAGGCCTTGAGCCAGCCGGGGATGAGCCCCCACAGCCCTCCTCCCACCATGGCCCCCAGGAGGCAGAGGGGGAGATGGAGCCACGGAGGGGCCGGGACCAGCAGGGCCACCATGGTACCGCCCAGAGCGCCCATCATGAGTTGCCCCTCTGCTCCTATGTTGAAGAGACCCGCCCTGAAGGCGAATCCCACCGAAAGCCCAGTGAGGGTGATGGGGATCATCTGGATGAGGAACTCTCCGATGTACCTGGCGTTGAAGGATCCCCTCAGGATGTCGAGCCCCGAGAAGGCCTTCACCATCGCCGCGAACATCAGCCCCGGAGAGCGGCCCGTGAGGGTGATGATCACCGCGCCTGCGAGGAACCCCAGCACCACCGCACTGAGGGAGAGGATCATCCATCGTCTTCCTGTAGTCATGCGCTCTCCCCCCTTGCCGTTGATCCCGCCATGAGGAGCCCGAGTTCGTTCTCGTCGGTTTCTCCTGCGGCCACCTCCGCCACGATCCTCCCCCTGTAGATCACGGCGATCCGGTCGGACAGGTCGAGTATCTCGTCGAGATCGAACGAGACGAGGAGGATCGCCCTCCCCTTGTCCCGTTCCTCCACGATCCTCCTGTGTATGTACTCGATCGCCCCCACATCCAGCCCCCGGGTCGGCTGGGCCACCACGAGCACGCGGGGTGACCTGTGCACCTCGCGGGCGATGATGGCCTTCTGTTGGTTCCCACCGGAGAGTTCGCCAGCGGAAGTTCTCGCGCCCCGGGCCGCCCGCACGTCGAACTGTGACATGAGGGTCTCGGCATGCTCGTAGATCGTCTCGTACCGGAGGATGCCATACCGGGAGAAAGGAGGCCGCCCGTAGTCGTGTATCACCAGGTTCTCCCCCACCGAGAACGCCAGGATGAGCCCATGCCGCTGGCGGTCCTCGGGAACGAAGCCGAGCCCTGCATCCAGTTTCCGCCTCGTAGGCTCATGGGTGATATCCTTTCCGGAGAGGAGAATACGACCCGACTCCACCGGAAGGAGCCCGGCGAGGGCATAGAGGAGTTCCCGTTGCCCATTGCCGTCGACTCCGCAGAGGCCGAGGATCTCGCCCTCCCGCACAGTGAGGGACAGCCCTTCGACCGCGAGGATTCCCCGTTCGTTCCGGACAGAGAGCTCTCGAATTTCGAGAGCAGGCGATCCTGGCCGGGGGGCGTCCTTCTCCACCTTGAAACTCACCTCCCTTCCCACCATGAGTTCAGCCATCTCCTCTTCCGAGACATCGGAGACGGGAAACGTGGCTACGAGCCTGCCCCGTCGGAGCACGGAGCATTCGTCCGCCACCTCCTTGATCTCCTTGAGTTTGTGGGTGATGAGTATGATCGTCTTACCGCTCCCGGCAAGCTTCCGCATGATCTCCATGAGTTCCTCTATCTCCTGGGGGGTGAGCACCGCAGTGGGTTCGTCGAAGATGAGGATTCGGGCGTCCCGGTAGAGCATCTTGAGGATCTCCACACGCTGTTGACTCCCCACCGAGAGGTCTTCTATCCGGGCGTCCGGATCCACCTCCAGGCCGTACTCCCGGGAGATGCGGGCCACCTTCTGGCGGGCGGTCTCTATGTCGAGGAAGGGCCCCCTCCGGGGCTCGCTTCCCATGACGATGTTCTCCGCCACCGTGAAGTTGTGCACGAGCTTGAAGTGCTGATGCACCATCCCGATGCCCAGCGAGGTGGCCACATTGGGATTCGAAACCTGCACTTCCCGGCCCCGCACCCGGATGACGCCGGAATCCGGATGGTGGAGTCCGAAGAGGATGTTCATGAGCGTCGACTTGCCCGCTCCGTTCTCCCCCAGGAGGGCGTGGATCGTCCCCTCACGGACCCGTAAGGTCACATGGTCGTTGGCCCTGATACCGGGGAAGTCCTTCACGATATCCATCATCTCTACGACATAGTCCACGGAGGGCTCTCCTTCCCACATAGATAAAACGAGGGAAGGCTACATCAAGCCTTCCCTCTCTTCTGCAGCAGCATCATTTCTTGGGGGTGTCGGGAACCACGAGTTCTCCGCTCGCGATCTTCTTCGCGTACTCCTCCACCACCGCGAGGATCTCCGGAGAGAGATTGGGATTCTCCGCAGGGAGCCCCACACCATCGTTCTTCAATGAAAAGGCCAGCGTCTGACCACCGGGGAAGTTCCCCTCCATGGTCATCTTCGCCACGGTGTAGGCGGCCACGTCCACCCGCTTCACCATGGAGGTGAGCACGGCCGATGTGCCCTCTCCGTAGATGCCGTCCTGGTACTGGTCCTTGTCCACGCCGATCGCCCAGCGGATGTCGCCCTTCTGGGAACGCTCCTTGGCCTCCTTGATCATACCATTACCGGTTCCGCCGGCCGCGTGGAAGATGATG from Spirochaeta thermophila DSM 6192 includes these protein-coding regions:
- a CDS encoding dihydroorotate dehydrogenase-like protein; the protein is MELSTRYLGLSLKNPLIVGASPLTADVSHLVSCETHGAAAVVLRSLFQEEIAEGVEHLKSLSEGFHTEAADYLTHFGTQQALEAYLSLVREAKDRLSIPVIASLNCSSREWWAEAASRIEEAGADALELNVAPFPSNDAESSQEVEERIYDIVRTARSAVSVPIAVKVGPYFTSLGHLLARIEALGAGGVVLFNRFYQVDIAPSTRRLVSGHRLSDPHEFSHTLRWTALEAPRRNLDIVASCGIHSGLDIAKAVLAGASAVQVVSAVLRHGFGHIEKMVHELEAWLSEQGFSSLREAKGALIRTPGEDEERLSRLQYLIALRGFGR
- a CDS encoding 2-oxo acid dehydrogenase subunit E2 codes for the protein MGVRKRCDGTLIKGLPGFRKINPFVMKGRNESAVYYSDEFVLDETLEFIREYNRNRKPGQKSISIFHVVLCAAVRTIALRPQANRFISGQKIYQRNRIQISFVVKKELTEEGLESTAKITFSPNETLQTIVDKVHRGVKAARDAAGTATDKEMEFVTKLPRFLLNLVIKGFKILDYYGIAPKSMIETDPLYTSVFLANLSSLGLDAPFHHLYEWGNASVFFVMGRIKKVPYIDEEGQVKVHTVMEAKFTIDDRISEGIYWAKTIRMLKHFVEHPQELVEPPEIPEEILKEHMLEEV
- a CDS encoding endo-1,4-beta-xylanase produces the protein MKPLEGRFLGNIFYGAEEPLKFSQYWNQVTPENAGKWGSVESSRDQMNFGTLDYIYNYAKQHGMPFKFHVLVWGQQQPSWISGLSTSEQRAEVEEWFAAVADRYADIDMIDVVNEPLHSPPPYRDALGGDGSTGWDWVITSFQLAREYFPDSTLLINEYGIISDPSAAQRYIQIIDLLTARGLVDGIGIQCHAFNMDSVSVSTMEQVLDMLAQTGLPIYVSELDMRGDDQTQLQRYQEKFPVLWEHPSVRGVTLWGYVEGHIWQSEAYLLHSDGTERPALSWLMQYVYGD
- a CDS encoding ABC transporter permease; protein product: MTTGRRWMILSLSAVVLGFLAGAVIITLTGRSPGLMFAAMVKAFSGLDILRGSFNARYIGEFLIQMIPITLTGLSVGFAFRAGLFNIGAEGQLMMGALGGTMVALLVPAPPWLHLPLCLLGAMVGGGLWGLIPGWLKAWYNLHEVVVTIMLNYTALHLSNWALLHVVGTVDRVKTSPFPASALLKSEFLSSITRGSRLHWGLLIMVVCILVYWVVIEKTTLGFGLRATGHNKDAARFAGFPIAGYTMLTMAMSGAFAGLAGGAMALGTFGFGRVLPAFEGYGMDGIAVALVGGNTAWGIAASGALFGMLKAAQPLMQSQGVPREIAGIIQASIVLFVAMRYGIQLVIDRVSRIRQGGRNEGV
- a CDS encoding ABC transporter ATP-binding protein, producing the protein MDYVVEMMDIVKDFPGIRANDHVTLRVREGTIHALLGENGAGKSTLMNILFGLHHPDSGVIRVRGREVQVSNPNVATSLGIGMVHQHFKLVHNFTVAENIVMGSEPRRGPFLDIETARQKVARISREYGLEVDPDARIEDLSVGSQQRVEILKMLYRDARILIFDEPTAVLTPQEIEELMEIMRKLAGSGKTIILITHKLKEIKEVADECSVLRRGRLVATFPVSDVSEEEMAELMVGREVSFKVEKDAPRPGSPALEIRELSVRNERGILAVEGLSLTVREGEILGLCGVDGNGQRELLYALAGLLPVESGRILLSGKDITHEPTRRKLDAGLGFVPEDRQRHGLILAFSVGENLVIHDYGRPPFSRYGILRYETIYEHAETLMSQFDVRAARGARTSAGELSGGNQQKAIIAREVHRSPRVLVVAQPTRGLDVGAIEYIHRRIVEERDKGRAILLVSFDLDEILDLSDRIAVIYRGRIVAEVAAGETDENELGLLMAGSTARGESA
- a CDS encoding endo-1,4-beta-xylanase — encoded protein: MKRVVQVLMAGLLLLLGVMVSCELGSPIEGISSDVLSRAPDTGSKFLGNIFYGAEEPLKFSQYWNQVTPENAGKWGSVESSRDQMNFGTLDYIYNYAKQHGMPFKFHVLVWGQQQPSWISGLSTSEQRAEVEEWFAAVADRYADIDMIDVVNEPLHSPPPYRDALGGDGSTGWDWVITSFQLAREYFPDSTLLINEYGIISDPSAAQRYIQIIDLLTARGLVDGIGIQCHAFNMDSVSVSTMEQVLDMLAQTGLPIYVSELDMRGDDQTQLQRYQEKFPVLWEHPSVRGVTLWGYVEGHIWQSEAYLLHSDGTERPALSWLMQYVSGGSTPTPTPTPTPTPTPTPTPTPTPTPTATPTPTPTSTPGGGEYTEIALPFSYDGAGEYYWKTDDFSTTTNWGRYVNSWNLDLLEINGTDYANTWVPQHAIPPASDGYWYIHYKGSYPWSHVEMN
- a CDS encoding ABC transporter permease; the protein is MKVFEIFPIGLMFATPIILAGLGGLFSERSGVVNIALEGIMMVGGFTAAALVVVLEPLTPAAPWIAFLAAAVAGLVFSLFHAVASVHLRADQIISGTALNILAGGLTVYLCQILFGQQRTRAFSVGLRKVTVPFLEDIPLVGPLFFSEIYPTFYLALFLVVITWIVVYRTVFGLRLRACGEHPEAAASMGIDVYRMRYLGVMLSGVLAGLAGGVMVLSQDIQYTLTSIHGTGFIALASLIFGKWNPWGVLGAATFFGFSQALSFYVNDISFLQSIPLEFFHAFPYVLTIVALLAFAGRYSGPRAAGRIYQR